Proteins from one Sarcophilus harrisii chromosome 2, mSarHar1.11, whole genome shotgun sequence genomic window:
- the FOXA1 gene encoding hepatocyte nuclear factor 3-alpha isoform X2 — protein sequence MMSRLTQFKAYSSAPVSNMNSGLGSMNTMNTYMTMNTMTTSGNMTPASFNMSYANPGLGAGLSPGTVAGMPGGSSSAMNSMTAAGVTAMGAALSPGGMNTMGAQQAASMNGLGPYTGSMNPCMSPMAYAPSNLSRSRGDAKTFKRSYPHAKPPYSYISLITMAIQQAPSKMLTLSEIYQWIMDLFPYYRQNQQRWQNSIRHSLSFNDCFVKVARSPDKPGKGSYWTLHPDSGNMFENGCYLRRQKRFKCEKQAGAGGGGGGSGVGKGGPDNRKETPGGSSTSSNSPLHRGMHGKSSQLEGAQASGSAASPQPLDHNGAGATGGAQELKTPASSSAPPITTGPVALASVPPSHPAHVLTPHESQLHLKGDPHYSFNHPFSINNLMSSSEQQHKLDFKAYEQALQYSPYGAGLPGSLPLSSASMAGRSTIEPSALEPSYYQGVYSRPVLNTS from the coding sequence GCCTACTCCTCAGCACCGGTTAGCAACATGAATTCGGGTCTAGGCTCAATGAACACCATGAATACCTACATGACTATGAACACCATGACCACTAGTGGCAACATGACGCCAGCTTCTTTCAACATGTCCTATGCCAACCCAGGCCTAGGGGCCGGACTAAGTCCCGGGACTGTGGCTGGAATGCCAGGAGGTTCATCCAGTGCCATGAATAGCATGACCGCAGCAGGGGTGACTGCCATGGGAGCGGCCCTGAGTCCTGGGGGCATGAATACCATGGGAGCTCAACAGGCTGCCTCCATGAATGGCTTGGGTCCTTACACTGGGTCAATGAACCCTTGCATGAGCCCTATGGCATATGCCCCTTCCAACCTGAGCCGCAGCAGAGGGGACGCCAAAACCTTCAAGCGGAGCTATCCTCATGCCAAACCCCCCTACTCCTATATCTCTCTCATTACCATGGCCATCCAACAAGCTCCCAGCAAGATGCTGACCCTGAGCGAAATCTACCAATGGATTATGGATTTATTTCCCTACTACAGGCAGAATCAACAACGCTGGCAGAATTCCATTCGCCATTCATTGTCGTTCAATGACTGCTTTGTCAAAGTGGCTCGCTCTCCCGACAAACCTGGCAAGGGCTCTTACTGGACCCTGCACCCAGACTCTGGCAACATGTTTGAGAACGGCTGCTACCTGCGTCGTCAGAAGCGCTTCAAATGCGAGAAGCAAGCTGGAgcgggaggcggcggcggcggtagCGGTGTAGGCAAAGGAGGTCCAGACAACAGGAAGGAGACCCCGGGAGGCTCCAGCACAAGCTCCAACTCCCCCTTACATCGCGGGATGCACGGCAAATCCTCCCAATTAGAAGGCGCCCAGGCGTCGGGTTCTGCGGCCAGCCCCCAGCCTCTGGACCACAATGGAGCTGGGGCGACAGGGGGCGCCCAGGAGCTAAAGACTCCGGCCTCTTCTTCTGCCCCACCAATCACCACCGGGCCCGTGGCATTAGCCTCGGTGCCCCCCTCCCACCCAGCACACGTCTTGACACCCCACGAGTCCCAGTTGCACCTGAAAGGGGACCCCCACTACTCCTTCAATCACCCCTTCTCTATCAACAATCTTATGTCCTCCTCCGAGCAGCAACACAAGTTGGACTTCAAGGCCTATGAGCAGGCTCTGCAGTACTCACCCTATGGTGCAGGGCTGCCAGGGAGCCTGCCCCTGAGCAGTGCCTCCATGGCCGGAAGGAGCACAATTGAGCCTTCAGCTCTGGAGCCTTCTTACTATCAAGGTGTGTATTCCAGACCCGTCCTAAATACTTCTTAG
- the FOXA1 gene encoding hepatocyte nuclear factor 3-alpha isoform X1, protein MMLGTVKMEGHETSDWNSYYAESQEAYSSAPVSNMNSGLGSMNTMNTYMTMNTMTTSGNMTPASFNMSYANPGLGAGLSPGTVAGMPGGSSSAMNSMTAAGVTAMGAALSPGGMNTMGAQQAASMNGLGPYTGSMNPCMSPMAYAPSNLSRSRGDAKTFKRSYPHAKPPYSYISLITMAIQQAPSKMLTLSEIYQWIMDLFPYYRQNQQRWQNSIRHSLSFNDCFVKVARSPDKPGKGSYWTLHPDSGNMFENGCYLRRQKRFKCEKQAGAGGGGGGSGVGKGGPDNRKETPGGSSTSSNSPLHRGMHGKSSQLEGAQASGSAASPQPLDHNGAGATGGAQELKTPASSSAPPITTGPVALASVPPSHPAHVLTPHESQLHLKGDPHYSFNHPFSINNLMSSSEQQHKLDFKAYEQALQYSPYGAGLPGSLPLSSASMAGRSTIEPSALEPSYYQGVYSRPVLNTS, encoded by the coding sequence GCCTACTCCTCAGCACCGGTTAGCAACATGAATTCGGGTCTAGGCTCAATGAACACCATGAATACCTACATGACTATGAACACCATGACCACTAGTGGCAACATGACGCCAGCTTCTTTCAACATGTCCTATGCCAACCCAGGCCTAGGGGCCGGACTAAGTCCCGGGACTGTGGCTGGAATGCCAGGAGGTTCATCCAGTGCCATGAATAGCATGACCGCAGCAGGGGTGACTGCCATGGGAGCGGCCCTGAGTCCTGGGGGCATGAATACCATGGGAGCTCAACAGGCTGCCTCCATGAATGGCTTGGGTCCTTACACTGGGTCAATGAACCCTTGCATGAGCCCTATGGCATATGCCCCTTCCAACCTGAGCCGCAGCAGAGGGGACGCCAAAACCTTCAAGCGGAGCTATCCTCATGCCAAACCCCCCTACTCCTATATCTCTCTCATTACCATGGCCATCCAACAAGCTCCCAGCAAGATGCTGACCCTGAGCGAAATCTACCAATGGATTATGGATTTATTTCCCTACTACAGGCAGAATCAACAACGCTGGCAGAATTCCATTCGCCATTCATTGTCGTTCAATGACTGCTTTGTCAAAGTGGCTCGCTCTCCCGACAAACCTGGCAAGGGCTCTTACTGGACCCTGCACCCAGACTCTGGCAACATGTTTGAGAACGGCTGCTACCTGCGTCGTCAGAAGCGCTTCAAATGCGAGAAGCAAGCTGGAgcgggaggcggcggcggcggtagCGGTGTAGGCAAAGGAGGTCCAGACAACAGGAAGGAGACCCCGGGAGGCTCCAGCACAAGCTCCAACTCCCCCTTACATCGCGGGATGCACGGCAAATCCTCCCAATTAGAAGGCGCCCAGGCGTCGGGTTCTGCGGCCAGCCCCCAGCCTCTGGACCACAATGGAGCTGGGGCGACAGGGGGCGCCCAGGAGCTAAAGACTCCGGCCTCTTCTTCTGCCCCACCAATCACCACCGGGCCCGTGGCATTAGCCTCGGTGCCCCCCTCCCACCCAGCACACGTCTTGACACCCCACGAGTCCCAGTTGCACCTGAAAGGGGACCCCCACTACTCCTTCAATCACCCCTTCTCTATCAACAATCTTATGTCCTCCTCCGAGCAGCAACACAAGTTGGACTTCAAGGCCTATGAGCAGGCTCTGCAGTACTCACCCTATGGTGCAGGGCTGCCAGGGAGCCTGCCCCTGAGCAGTGCCTCCATGGCCGGAAGGAGCACAATTGAGCCTTCAGCTCTGGAGCCTTCTTACTATCAAGGTGTGTATTCCAGACCCGTCCTAAATACTTCTTAG
- the FOXA1 gene encoding hepatocyte nuclear factor 3-alpha isoform X3: MNSGLGSMNTMNTYMTMNTMTTSGNMTPASFNMSYANPGLGAGLSPGTVAGMPGGSSSAMNSMTAAGVTAMGAALSPGGMNTMGAQQAASMNGLGPYTGSMNPCMSPMAYAPSNLSRSRGDAKTFKRSYPHAKPPYSYISLITMAIQQAPSKMLTLSEIYQWIMDLFPYYRQNQQRWQNSIRHSLSFNDCFVKVARSPDKPGKGSYWTLHPDSGNMFENGCYLRRQKRFKCEKQAGAGGGGGGSGVGKGGPDNRKETPGGSSTSSNSPLHRGMHGKSSQLEGAQASGSAASPQPLDHNGAGATGGAQELKTPASSSAPPITTGPVALASVPPSHPAHVLTPHESQLHLKGDPHYSFNHPFSINNLMSSSEQQHKLDFKAYEQALQYSPYGAGLPGSLPLSSASMAGRSTIEPSALEPSYYQGVYSRPVLNTS; encoded by the coding sequence ATGAATTCGGGTCTAGGCTCAATGAACACCATGAATACCTACATGACTATGAACACCATGACCACTAGTGGCAACATGACGCCAGCTTCTTTCAACATGTCCTATGCCAACCCAGGCCTAGGGGCCGGACTAAGTCCCGGGACTGTGGCTGGAATGCCAGGAGGTTCATCCAGTGCCATGAATAGCATGACCGCAGCAGGGGTGACTGCCATGGGAGCGGCCCTGAGTCCTGGGGGCATGAATACCATGGGAGCTCAACAGGCTGCCTCCATGAATGGCTTGGGTCCTTACACTGGGTCAATGAACCCTTGCATGAGCCCTATGGCATATGCCCCTTCCAACCTGAGCCGCAGCAGAGGGGACGCCAAAACCTTCAAGCGGAGCTATCCTCATGCCAAACCCCCCTACTCCTATATCTCTCTCATTACCATGGCCATCCAACAAGCTCCCAGCAAGATGCTGACCCTGAGCGAAATCTACCAATGGATTATGGATTTATTTCCCTACTACAGGCAGAATCAACAACGCTGGCAGAATTCCATTCGCCATTCATTGTCGTTCAATGACTGCTTTGTCAAAGTGGCTCGCTCTCCCGACAAACCTGGCAAGGGCTCTTACTGGACCCTGCACCCAGACTCTGGCAACATGTTTGAGAACGGCTGCTACCTGCGTCGTCAGAAGCGCTTCAAATGCGAGAAGCAAGCTGGAgcgggaggcggcggcggcggtagCGGTGTAGGCAAAGGAGGTCCAGACAACAGGAAGGAGACCCCGGGAGGCTCCAGCACAAGCTCCAACTCCCCCTTACATCGCGGGATGCACGGCAAATCCTCCCAATTAGAAGGCGCCCAGGCGTCGGGTTCTGCGGCCAGCCCCCAGCCTCTGGACCACAATGGAGCTGGGGCGACAGGGGGCGCCCAGGAGCTAAAGACTCCGGCCTCTTCTTCTGCCCCACCAATCACCACCGGGCCCGTGGCATTAGCCTCGGTGCCCCCCTCCCACCCAGCACACGTCTTGACACCCCACGAGTCCCAGTTGCACCTGAAAGGGGACCCCCACTACTCCTTCAATCACCCCTTCTCTATCAACAATCTTATGTCCTCCTCCGAGCAGCAACACAAGTTGGACTTCAAGGCCTATGAGCAGGCTCTGCAGTACTCACCCTATGGTGCAGGGCTGCCAGGGAGCCTGCCCCTGAGCAGTGCCTCCATGGCCGGAAGGAGCACAATTGAGCCTTCAGCTCTGGAGCCTTCTTACTATCAAGGTGTGTATTCCAGACCCGTCCTAAATACTTCTTAG